ATCCAAGTCATGGAGAAGCTTTCTACTGTGCAACAATTACAGAGGAATTCCTGTCTAATGATCCGTAATCTTGTTGTGAGGAACCCGGAGAACAGGCAAGTTTTTCTCTCCACGCTTTCTTTTTGTCTTGTAGCACATCAACAGGcaggctttattttttttttcttctttcatacTGCTGCTCTGACATAGCCCCAAAAGTAGGACTACTATATTAAATTGTGGCACATTCTCTCATGTTATATTAAATTTTGCCACTTCACAGAACTACTCTTCTTAGTCATGGCATCGAGAAATTTATAAGAAGGGCAAAGGTAAACCACGAAACATGCAAGGATGCTGCCACCGATGCTCTGAGGGATTTGGGCCTTGATAACTACAATTCATAGCTCATGCTCAGAAAATTAATGACTCGATGCATGTTGGATTATACTCCGTGAGGTTCCATTTTGATTTTGTGTGGGTCAGAATATTGCTAAAATATACTCAGATTTAAGAGTGAAGAAGCGCCATCATATTTGAGgtttaattttgtgtgttgtgCTCAAGGAGAATTTTGATACCGATATTCCTCCTTGTCTTTCTTTTCCCTCTGCTCCCTATGTCCAAAATCAACAAACTTTCTCGGGGGCTGTTTGTATAACCCATCACAGATAATCAAGTTTCCATGATTTGTTTGCCAACAAATTGCTGCCTATTGGCATTGCTCTCcaaaatttgtaatttgattaattcaaaattgaaatggTGTTCGCTTACGGACAAACTGCTTGCAATGTCATCATTAACGGCTCTCGCAGCTTGGAATGGAGAATAAACTAGGTTTGGCTTGGTTTGTACTGTTACAGATAGCAACTGGTGATTGTTAATCATGGTAGCAGCAACTACTGCCTCGAGCCGAACCCTGCTTGAATTAAAAGGTGAAATCTGAAAATGAAGCAAAACAGGAATTCTATTACATGACCTTTTGTATTCTGTTTTCATAGGAGTTCTTATTGTTGTAAGGACTAGAATTCAGAGGTAAGAAACAACTTTAAACTTACAAGAACCAGGTCTAGGATTCAAATAGATACAGTTCAAATTGTTggaacaagaaaatgaaagttcAAATTATAGTTGAGACTTGAGAGCGATACAAAAGCCTTCCCAACATTCAGTCCTGAAGTAACCATCGAACTGCTTGTAAAAAAAACTCCAGCAAGAGCAAGATACGTGTAATGGTCACAATGGATGCAGCCATAAGCTTACATTAGGCTGCAAGCTTTGACATTATCATCGCTGAAAGCATGATTGAGGGAGTCGCTGGCCGAGGttgtggtggaggaggaggattagGGAGAGTTGGCTGCAGCGGCAACCCGGGCTTGAATGATTAGAGAGTGAAGACGTAGAAAAATTACTGCTAGAGGTCCAATGTTTTCTGCCATTGTGCAACTTCTAAAGAAGAGAGcagtcttttcttttctatttcttgtATGGTTTTTTTCTACTCAAATGGTccatacaaatataaatatagactGAGATTACATAATATTTTCCCATCCATTTCTGCAAACTAGAAATAATCAAGGAAAGGAGAGATTTCGTACCTAGGATgtagaaatatttatatttaatgcacatttctttcctttcctcctCTAGGTAacatctttctttattttactcTCACCGGTATCTTTGTCCTTTGATTGAAGGGCAAGTCTGTGATTCTGTGATCCTCAAAATATTTTGGGCTAGAGTTTGATCAATAATTAATACCCGTTGAACACGCAGTGAAAATCTCTCGAATGTCTTCGGATCAGTATTGGCATTTCAAATGAACAAACTGAGGGGCATTTCACATTGCTaaatgttttctaaaaatttaaaaaaaaattatttttttttcaaattaatattttttaatgttaatatcaaaaataattttttaaaatatatatattattttaatatattttaaaataaaaaatactttaaaaaacaatcgtttCTACCTTCCAGACATCCTCAAATTCTAGATCGAACTCCAAGAAGAAAAAGGTGAAGGGGCATGTTAAGAGGAAAGAACGACCAGAAAGATTATAGTCCTACAGGCCAATCAATGTTTAATACAGTACTCGATATATATAGATGCAGCATATAAAAATATGTCAGTTCGGTGGTAAAAGAAcaaggggagaaaaaaaagactgGTAAATCATAATTGTTAGAACATGGCAAGATTTTATGTCCATCAAAGAGTAAATCATCATTGTTTGCCAGCTCTAAGTTTCACAACAATTTCCATGCATCTAATAAGAATTGGTTCAAGCCTCAAATTTGTACAGTTGCCTTTGATAAAGGCTCCTTTGCTCTCTGACAAAACCTGAAAAGTGAGTCGAAATATCAGAGACTGAGACACTTCTGTGAATCAGTGAGCATGTATCCACAAGGCATGTGATGTATATTAATACCTAATATTCCCTCAAGAATAACAGAGtttgtaaacaaaaaaagcCTGAACCAGTTCAGTCCATGAAACTAAGTAGCAAAAGAAATGGAGGGCTTTTGCAATTCAAGGAATCTGCAACCTGTATTTCAAAATATCATCAGTTGGCAATACCCGATAATCAATGGCAAGAATTTCTGGAAGGTAATACACATACCAATAGGCTACGGTTCTGCAGAAGTACTATCTGAAGTTTTGAACATCTtctcatattgttttttctccCGATCACGTCTCTCATTAATCTGCAAGAAATTAATTGTTTATGATTGCGACCATTTATTATCACAAAATGTTACAAATTCTGTTAAATCCACCAACCTTCTTCCTAGCAGCATTAAGCTCCCTTTTTATTCCAGCTGAAAAGCATTATAAACCAAAGTAAGCTATGAGCAAATTCCAAGGGATTCTTACTAAAATACCAGTCCAAGACTCCTCGAATTTATTCAGCGTGAATAAATTTGAGTAGGCTATTTTTAAGCATGCTTTAACATAGTCCCTGAAACTAATAATCTTATCAGAGAGCAAACATCTGAACAAAGCTTCAATCCCTAGAACAAACGCAGAATTATGTGCCATCAATACTAACCATCATTTGGCTCCAACTGCAATGCTTTCTTGAAGCTTTCAGCAGCAGCATCAACATCATTGAGAGCCATGTATGCCTGACAGATGCAGAAGAAAAATAACTATTAGTATCAAAAGGTAATTCCTCAAACATTATTCGTTAAACAAATCAAGGGAAAAGGGGGCACCAAAATATTTGAGCAAATTCTTAAAAGTTGAAACCAACATAGCATACAGAAGACGGTGAAAGAAAGCAACCCAGACAGAATGCCAATGTAACACATTCCAGTGGAATGCAAGATACATGAGAAAATAACTGGAAGGAACTAAGCATGTTTTCCAAATAGAGAGCGGGGAGGTAAACCAGCTTGAAAGCTTCACTTCTCAGAAACAACCTTTTGTAGAACAGATGGACTACCTCACACCAAACATGTACAGAAGCTCCCATGATTCTGAGATTGAAACTATTCCCAATTGGAGATACTAACCTGTCCCTGGCGAAAAAGAGCTTTAGCATTGTTTTCTCCATCACGTATTGCAAAGTCTGTGTCCACAAGAGCTCCTTTCAGATCCCCCAATTTCAACTTAGAAGCCTACACAGAAGATCAAAAGCTTCAGTAGCCAGTGGCGGTAAAAATATCCAGATGATAATGAGAACAGGAACTTACTGCACTGTTTGTGAATATCTGTGACTTCGCCTTCCTCAAAGCTGAACTCTTCTCTGCAAAGCCACCAGAAGAAAAGGtatataaacacatcaaaatgcaACCGAGTCACTGGGAATAATTAGCATAGCATTAAGAACACCAAGGTTTAAAGGAACTAGAAAGCTGGACCGCAGAGATTGTGCACCTTCATCAATCCCTTCTTTCTCCCAACAGATATCCAGATAGCGTAAAGCCTTCCGGTACTTTTTTAGCGCCATCTTATAGTCTTGTTTCTGCAACCATTAATTAGAAATCAGATCATCAACACGtgtaaatgaagaaaatgataaagaaaaacaaaaacgcCCATAGACAGTAGAGAATATTAATGGCTTGAAAAAATCAGTTCAACAAAAACCTTCACACCCCAACAATGTATATTGTCAACTAGAGTTCctgaattttctttttgagtCCTGACAATTGCTATAACAATAAGTTGTACCAATGTGCCTTTGGTGCAAAAAAGAACATCAACCGAACATGAAAACCATTACCTTGAAATGTTCATTTCCAAAAGCCTTAATAGAATCTACAGCGCTCATCCACCATGACAGTTCATTAGGAATCTCGTTAAGGTCAGCTGGCCAATCGGGATAAGCATCACCATCCTTGAAGAAATTACATATCCCATCATCTGCATCCTCGGGAATCTCTCCACAATCAACAATTATAACATCAGAAGCAGGACAATCAGCATCACCAGTTGTAACATGCTCCATTGAACGAACAACTCCCATTCCTTTAACAACCTTGCCAAATACAACATGTTTTCCATCCAAATGAGAAGTGCGAGTTGTCGTGATAAAGAACTGTGAACCATTTGTGTTTGGGCCAGAATTGGCCATGGATAACATTCCCTTCCTTTCATGTTTCAGTTCAAAATTTTCATCCTCAAATTTCAAGCCATAAATAGATTCCCCTCCAGTGCCATCTCCAGCAGAGATATCTCCACCTTGAACCATAAAACCTTTGATAGCACGATGAAAACAACATCCCTGATATCCACAAAATAACAAGTAAAATCAACTGCAACAATCTTAAACTTTCCTTCCCGTAGGCCTTTATAGCCAATGCTGTGCacagaaaaataataacttctGTCATATGCAATGggcaatcaataaaaaattaaagcctATAGGTTGCCTAGAAATATCGATTGAGAAAAATGAACAATAATAAGATATCAATACCAAAGCACAAGAACTTTATTTaccaccaaaaaataaaaaataaaacctcaaCCTGAAGctaggaaaaaaaggaaaacaaatagaAACTGCCTGCCATGGCATTTCCAGTGGTCCAAAACCAGAAACCATCATTGCTGCAGTATCTCGAAGTACTGGGAAAAGAATACTTGAAGATTCTTTAGaatcaagtaattaaaaaaggCACAAAGTCACGACTACTACTTCTCTAAACAATCAAGGACAACAATGACTTTTTCATCGTGAACTGAAAACCTAACTTCTACCCAGaaaagcttctttctttctcacgtCTCAATGACCAAACCCGAAAAGGTTTCGTTTTCAAAACTTAGCATCGACAACCAAAAGTAGAAAAGTGAAACAATCATCACAATCAAATACCATGATACCTAACAATATCCAAAATCAAAAGACTTTAGTACCCTTAAAATTCCCAAAAGTACCATCAGGTTTTAAACACCTAAAGATGTCTTTAATCAAGTACAAGCATAGTTAACACACACCTTGATGTTTGATcactgataaaaaaacaaaacaacagtAAACACTACCAACCCAAGGGGGACAAGACTGTATTTTCATCAACCAATCAAAAAACCAACTTGAACCCATCAACACAAACACATATCATACACAGAATTACTAAAAAGTTAATGAAGTAAAGCTAATACCTTGTAATGAAGAGGGACACCGGTGTTAGGTCCAACGCCTTTCTCACCAGTGCAAAGAGCTCTAAAATTCTCGGCAGTTTTAGGAACAACATCGTTGTAGAGCTCTATTACTATCCTTCCTTCCAACTCACCTCCTATGCTTATGTCTAGGAAACACCTTGACCTCCTCATCTCTCTCCctatttttctctctgtttttttttctttgcttgctATATATGCAGAAGAAAGAGTTTTGGATTCTAGAGAATTCTTTGCATAAAAGGAAGCAAGTGAAACCACCCCGGATGGTCCCCTTATATAGTAAACAATTCATACAGTTAGCACTCCAACTTCATTTCACTTCTTGCAATAAatgtaaacaaaaagaaaagaaaattttagacTGCCTGCCTGTCAACGGCATTTTCAAACGTGTGTCTCCTTGTTTCAACACAACGTACAGTTTTTTGGCTATTTTTCTTGTTagcaaaggtttttttttttttcaaaattggtaaaataatctaatttataGAAATAGTGAAATAATACTGTCTTTACTTGTCAAAATTGAACaccatatttaaaattattactatttaaaaatataatatttcatataaattatgaaatgaacTGCATGGGTAAAGAtggggagagagaaaaaaattatatcaaaactctaattataatattataattatcaaaaatattttgactaatttaataaataaagaaaagtcaTCAATTCTAAGTGAGGGGGTCATACTTGCTGTCTAAAAATAATGTGTAGTTCACTTGCTTTTAATATTGGGTATTACCTATTCCGGttattgttgttgattttattggtattattaaatttattctgctgagatttttctaataatattagtGGTATCGTAATAAGAGTTTTAATGTGcctttcaaattttctttttttcctccttttctcttttcattgtAATTTGTATATTTCATTTCATGATATATCTGAAATGTTGTTAACCATGACAAGTTTAAATATCACATTTTTCAATCATGACAtgtaaatattatgttatttttctaattatttttaaaatagtattacTTCGCATGGGATCTCAATATATAATGTTTAGATAAATACTATTATGTGACTCGTGCTCTACTGcttgtcaaatatttttatcttctattaaaaaattatatatattagttttttcaatgtatttattTAGCTAGGagattttttaagtaaaaatcaaaaggttcatgcatgcatgtaacaaaataaatcgagaattatGTGtgctaataaatttttaaaaaatcattaacgctgaataaaaataaagctaaaaaaaattaagaaatgggtgtacatcaaaatatttaatatcacaaGATGAAACATTTATTTGATTGTGTTTGCTAAGTCTTgttacaagatattttttttatttaatcaaatgacaataataatagaCACTcattaagttatttgaataaaataaaaggaaagaaatattatgcaaagttgcatatatcataaaaattatctaaaaattttgtttttttttattttttaaaaattaaattttatttatataaaagattaaaaaaatgtatatggataaaaaaattgcttCAAAGATTAAACACacattagataattttaaaaaaatatccttatCCAACAAAGGTTAAAtaagcaaatttaaaaaataaatgatattaattgaaacataaatttaaaaaatattttaaaaaagacattaaaaaaaggtatcaataaaaaaataaaaaaaataatagctctGATATTGTagtttaacttgtcaaacctgtaATTCAGGTTATGGACTGAAAAgggttaaataatatttttttctctttaattaacACCTAACCTAAATACATGtatattagagagagagagagaaaagaggtggaaaaaaaggccaaaaaatAACCTTCACTCAAAAGAGTTATGGACAAAATAAAAGAGTATTAAtctaaatgtaaataaaaaaattgaaaaaaaataaaaagtattattttttaaaaaacaagaataaaaatatttttctttaaaaagaaaatgttaagcGTTGCTGGGTCTATCAAGCCAGTCCAACCCACCTGGCCTATTCACTAGGACCCGTGTGCATGAGCCTTTTTATTTTGCATCTGGGGCGGATAAAATGTCGTCcgtcttattttttaaaaaataaaataaaattatttgacataaaaatatattattttggtgATATAAATCAACgtcaattatattttctctctctatattaGAATGTGACGACCTCTCTTTTTCTTATCTCAAATCAggaattgaataaaaacaaaaataaatttttgtatcaaaatagAATTGGTAAAATATTAAGGTACTGATCATGTATAGTTTCTAAAgtataaggattaaattaaaccTTTTGTATTAACTTTGAAACTATCATCCATTTTTGGCCTCATTTTCTATTTTGGTCCCcaacctttaaaatttcatctctaaacaataatttttattcaattacccaaccaaaaaatattaatttaaaattaaaaaatatattttgtttaaaaaaccttttaaaatacaaaaataaatatcccCTAATGGACGGATGCAATGCAATAAATCATTGTAGACTTTTCTTTGGATAATTAGTGCCGCGGGGGTTCCGGGAGTTTAGGTTCTCGTTCTTCCCTTAGCTTTTACAAGGAACCTTTTGGATACGTCAATTGATATAACACTACACCAAACACCTTTTGACCTCCCCTTTGTACCTTTGGAGTAGTTGTAATtatctagtttttaatttgacagtattttttcaaaatatttttaatttaaagatatattaaaatagttttttaaataattttttatttttaataccagccaatgaaaataataaaaaaccttaaaaaaattcaatttgatattgttttaagCTATAAAAGTTTAAACACTGTTTTAAACGTAAAATAAACCGTGCCTAAATAAACCAtgtctaaaatatatataccaatTTATATATGCATTGTATACCTCGAATGTAAttaggaaaatatttaattttagtacAGGTTAGAATAATCTACCCTAATAAACACTTTGATCCtttctatataaaaacaaaaaaacaaaaaatcagcaCATCTCCGGTTAGGTGGATCATGACAactaacgtgtttttttttttttttcccaacaacAAATGCTATCTTCAAACCAATTTGCCAGTAATGATTTTAAGAATATTcctaaaaaacatttagaattAAAGGGGTTGGTTTTCATGTAATAATACGATGATAGATGTCACAAAAGCACAAGGCACGGCATCTCCATCTTATGATTCACCGGAAAAGGGCAGGCATCCTCGGAGGAACCACCCCCCGAgtcaaggaaaattaaaaaaggagtGATAATAACAACACCAAGAGCCAAACAAAGTAGGGCCCACTCGATAGCCATGGAAATAATGCATTTTTAATTACGAATTTAGGGGTGGTTGAAACTGGCTAGGGAATTCCAATTCATTACATAAGCTCGACAGCGTTTCATCACGTTGGTGTGCCGGAATTCCTTGCATTGCGGGGGCCTTGATAGCGGCCCTTGACACTGCAATTATTTCGAAaggtttagaaaaataattcgAGCCCTAGCTAGGGGTGAACGTCACCCACTctattgcaaaacaaaaaatccacCGTGCAGtgaaattgattgattgattgattcgTCATTTTAACAGTTCTCGGTCACAGTTTCTTATAGCCTGTTAGTTTTAGTGGAattcgtttttaaaaaaaaattattatttttaaattattttttaatattttttattattttaatgtgttgatataaaaaataatttttaaaaataaaaaaatattattttatatatttttaaataaaaaaatttaaaaaaacaactattatccTGACATAATATCAAACAGTAACATGATATGAACTATAAATGTCCTGGTAAAAACTTTccaatacattaataaaaaattaatccacaACCACACTTTACTTATCTctcttgcaaaatatttttcactgtaataatatttttttaattttatttttattttttagtattaattttattaaaaattgaactttataatttttttcaatttactttttatgtggttattttaatctcatgacTTAAACCAGACGTTTGATGGATTAATTCGATTgattctacttttttttttcctttcaattttatcttttaacatttgattgattaagaattatatttcatgatttgtttcgaCTTGCTTTCTACAAGACTATCCTCATcccatgactcgggtcacgagtCTGGTGGGTTAACTCTGgttaactcaattaattttttgtggcctttatttaattgaattttcaa
This region of Populus trichocarpa isolate Nisqually-1 chromosome 9, P.trichocarpa_v4.1, whole genome shotgun sequence genomic DNA includes:
- the LOC7490009 gene encoding peptidyl-prolyl cis-trans isomerase CYP40 isoform X2, whose amino-acid sequence is MVQGGDISAGDGTGGESIYGLKFEDENFELKHERKGMLSMANSGPNTNGSQFFITTTRTSHLDGKHVVFGKVVKGMGVVRSMEHVTTGDADCPASDVIIVDCGEIPEDADDGICNFFKDGDAYPDWPADLNEIPNELSWWMSAVDSIKAFGNEHFKKQDYKMALKKYRKALRYLDICWEKEGIDEEKSSALRKAKSQIFTNSAASKLKLGDLKGALVDTDFAIRDGENNAKALFRQGQAYMALNDVDAAAESFKKALQLEPNDAGIKRELNAARKKINERRDREKKQYEKMFKTSDSTSAEP
- the LOC7490009 gene encoding peptidyl-prolyl cis-trans isomerase CYP40 isoform X1, whose product is MRRSRCFLDISIGGELEGRIVIELYNDVVPKTAENFRALCTGEKGVGPNTGVPLHYKGCCFHRAIKGFMVQGGDISAGDGTGGESIYGLKFEDENFELKHERKGMLSMANSGPNTNGSQFFITTTRTSHLDGKHVVFGKVVKGMGVVRSMEHVTTGDADCPASDVIIVDCGEIPEDADDGICNFFKDGDAYPDWPADLNEIPNELSWWMSAVDSIKAFGNEHFKKQDYKMALKKYRKALRYLDICWEKEGIDEEKSSALRKAKSQIFTNSAASKLKLGDLKGALVDTDFAIRDGENNAKALFRQGQAYMALNDVDAAAESFKKALQLEPNDAGIKRELNAARKKINERRDREKKQYEKMFKTSDSTSAEP